In Miscanthus floridulus cultivar M001 chromosome 5, ASM1932011v1, whole genome shotgun sequence, one genomic interval encodes:
- the LOC136452099 gene encoding protein SENESCENCE-ASSOCIATED GENE 21, mitochondrial-like: protein MERVASSCVSLLAQRRAYSVAAAMAKGAARRADEKKAAAVTKRVMGKKEVNTAAAAAEEKKAWVPDPVTGYYRPGSAAKEVDAAELRAKLLSEAAAN from the exons ATGGAGAGAGTTGCATCAAGCTGCGTCAGCCTCCTAGCACAAAG GAGGGCCTACTCTGTGGCCGCGGCCATGGCGAAGGGAGCCGCACGGAGGGCCGACGAGAAGAAGGCGGCGGCGGTGACCAAGCGCGTGATGGGCAAGAAGGAAGTGAACACGGCTGCCGCTGCGGCAGAGGAGAAGAAGGCGTGGGTGCCGGACCCTGTGACCGGCTACTATCGCCCAGGTAGCGCTGCCAAGGAGGTGGACGCGGCGGAGCTGCGCGCCAAGCTGCTGTCGGAGGCTGCGGCCAACTGA